One Salmo salar chromosome ssa01, Ssal_v3.1, whole genome shotgun sequence DNA window includes the following coding sequences:
- the LOC106605225 gene encoding cytochrome c oxidase subunit 7A-related protein, mitochondrial, which yields MYYKLNAVTQRLVQSSPSAYNPQGLRITVPTQPPPMIFATPTKYVSEAGNMVEYLGHNKVPDLQKLFQKSDGVPVHLKGGLMDKMLYRTTMALTIGGTLYCLMALYIAAQPRK from the exons ATGTACTACAAGTTAAATGCAGTTACACAAAGACTTGTCCAATCGTCACCGAGTGCTTACAACCCTCAG GGATTGCGGATAACAGTGCCCACTCAGCCTCCCCCAATGATCTTTGCCACACCCACCAAATATGTGTCAGAGGCAGGGAACATGGTGGAGTACCTGGGACACAACAAAGTCCCTGACCTACAGAAACTCTTCCAG AAGTCTGATGGTGTCCCTGTGCACCTGAAGGGAGGCCTGATGGACAAGATGCTGTACAGGACTACCATGGCCCTGACCATCGGTGGGACCCTCTACTGCCTGATGGCTCTCTACATCGCTGCCCAGCCTCGGAAGTGA